Proteins encoded together in one Schumannella luteola window:
- a CDS encoding error-prone DNA polymerase produces MGWSNPPISWSEFERALSDVRRPAEQPADVDGGDSPAWGPKRPRYRVPETVVRAEDPLPYAELHAHSSYSFLDGASGPEELLEEAERLGLHALALTDHDGFYGVARFAEAAEPEQIQTKTVFGAELSLGLSGPQNGEADPEGSHLLVLARREGGYHRLSSAITAAQLAGGEKGRPIYDLADLARRAEGHWVVLTGCRKGAVRQALERELPTARVHEQRGDDFAFPETVDELDRLVDLFGVTNVVVEIFDHGEPLDSERNDVLAALAALRGLPLIATGNVHYATPDRHHLATAVAAVRAQRSLDELEGWLPPSGAAHLRSGREMRARFFRYPGAVERTVELADELAFELRSAKPKLPRQEVPEGFTPMSWLRKLVWDAVPTVYPDADDAVRDRIERELAVIEMKDFPGYFLIVHEIVAFARGEGILCQGRGSAANSAVCYLLNITAVDAIFYQLPFERFLSSLRDEEPDIDVDFDSDRREEVIQHVFDTYGRERAAQVANVIQYRPKNAVRDMAKALGHSPGQQDAWSKQVERWGAQLTSDEGNDIPQPVIDLAAQLLKFPRHLGIHSGGMVLTERPVGEVVPIEHARMEKRTVVQWDKDDCAWMGLVKFDLLGLGMLAALQHCFDLIRAATGEDWTLQTLPKEEAGVYDMLCRADSIGVFQVESRAQMGLLPRLQPRRFYDLVVQIALVRPGPIQGGAVHPFVRRKLGQEPITYLHPKLVGPLERTLGVPVFQEQLMQMAVAVGGCTGEDADKLRRAMGSKRGLEKIDSLKAKLYEGMAENGLVGEVADDIYGKIQAFANFGFAESHSLSFALLVYASSWIKLHYPAAFLAGLLRSQPMGFYSASSLTADARRHGVTVRRPDLQRSGWQAEVEPLDESAPIAPGGGGAHPQPVSGRASCADHVQPLVEAFVAAAPNEDAAHRRDDHLAVRLGLASVTRIGDAVAKKIVAERERAGAYRDMEDLVRRTGLTTPQLEALASAGALECFGLSRRSALWRAGSAAQDRAEFLPDTVVTVQPPLFPDPTAFETLAADLWATGVSVDDHPLRHMRPRLDERRVVTSAGLRTGESGRRIEVAGVVTHRQRPATASGITFLNLEDETGLTNVIVSMGVWGRFRRVVRDSPALIVRGMLERSSEGVTNVLADHIEPLRLDVKHRSRDFQ; encoded by the coding sequence GACGTCGACGGCGGCGACAGCCCCGCGTGGGGACCGAAGCGTCCGCGGTACCGCGTGCCCGAGACGGTCGTGCGCGCCGAGGATCCGCTGCCCTACGCCGAGCTGCACGCGCATTCGAGCTACAGCTTCCTCGACGGGGCGTCCGGTCCCGAGGAGCTGCTCGAAGAGGCCGAGCGGCTCGGACTGCACGCGCTCGCACTCACCGACCACGACGGCTTCTACGGCGTCGCCCGCTTCGCCGAGGCGGCGGAGCCGGAGCAGATCCAGACCAAGACCGTCTTCGGGGCCGAGCTCTCACTCGGGCTCTCCGGCCCGCAGAACGGCGAGGCCGACCCCGAGGGCAGCCATCTGCTCGTGCTCGCCCGCCGCGAGGGGGGCTACCACCGGCTCTCCTCCGCGATCACGGCCGCGCAGCTCGCCGGCGGGGAGAAGGGACGGCCGATCTACGACCTCGCCGATCTGGCCCGTCGCGCGGAGGGGCACTGGGTCGTGCTGACAGGATGCCGCAAGGGCGCCGTGCGGCAGGCGCTCGAACGCGAGCTGCCGACCGCTCGGGTGCACGAGCAGCGCGGTGACGACTTCGCCTTCCCCGAGACCGTCGACGAGCTCGACCGGCTCGTCGACCTGTTCGGGGTGACGAACGTGGTGGTCGAGATCTTCGACCACGGGGAGCCTCTCGACAGCGAGCGCAACGACGTGCTGGCGGCGCTCGCCGCGCTGCGCGGGCTGCCGCTCATCGCGACCGGCAACGTGCACTACGCCACCCCCGATCGGCATCACCTGGCCACCGCGGTCGCCGCTGTGCGCGCGCAACGCAGCCTCGACGAACTGGAGGGCTGGCTGCCGCCCTCGGGCGCGGCGCACCTGCGCAGCGGGCGCGAGATGCGCGCCCGCTTCTTCCGCTACCCCGGCGCTGTCGAGCGCACGGTCGAGCTCGCCGACGAGCTCGCCTTCGAGCTGCGCAGCGCTAAGCCCAAGCTGCCGAGACAGGAGGTTCCCGAGGGCTTCACGCCCATGTCGTGGCTGCGCAAGCTCGTCTGGGATGCGGTGCCGACCGTCTACCCCGACGCCGACGACGCCGTGCGCGATCGCATCGAGCGCGAGCTCGCCGTCATCGAGATGAAGGACTTCCCCGGCTACTTCCTCATCGTCCACGAGATCGTCGCCTTCGCCCGCGGCGAGGGCATCCTCTGCCAGGGCCGCGGCTCGGCCGCGAACTCGGCCGTCTGCTACCTGCTGAACATCACCGCCGTCGACGCGATCTTCTACCAGCTGCCCTTCGAGCGCTTCCTCTCCAGCCTGCGCGACGAGGAGCCGGACATCGACGTCGACTTCGACTCGGATCGGCGCGAGGAGGTCATCCAGCACGTCTTCGACACCTACGGGCGCGAGCGAGCGGCGCAGGTCGCCAACGTCATCCAGTACCGGCCGAAGAACGCCGTGCGCGACATGGCGAAAGCTCTCGGGCACTCCCCCGGCCAGCAGGACGCCTGGTCGAAGCAGGTCGAGCGCTGGGGCGCGCAGCTCACGAGCGACGAGGGCAACGACATCCCGCAGCCGGTGATCGACCTCGCGGCGCAGCTGCTGAAGTTCCCGCGGCACCTCGGCATCCACTCCGGCGGCATGGTGCTGACCGAGCGTCCCGTCGGCGAGGTCGTGCCCATCGAGCACGCCCGTATGGAGAAGCGCACGGTCGTGCAGTGGGACAAAGACGACTGCGCCTGGATGGGGCTGGTCAAGTTCGATCTGCTCGGGCTCGGCATGCTGGCGGCGCTGCAGCACTGCTTCGACCTCATCCGCGCCGCCACCGGCGAGGACTGGACGCTGCAGACCCTGCCGAAAGAGGAGGCCGGCGTCTACGACATGCTCTGCCGAGCCGACTCGATCGGCGTGTTCCAGGTCGAGTCGCGCGCGCAGATGGGACTGCTGCCTCGCCTGCAGCCGCGCCGCTTCTACGACCTCGTCGTGCAGATCGCGCTCGTGCGGCCCGGTCCGATCCAGGGCGGCGCCGTGCATCCCTTCGTGCGCCGCAAGCTCGGGCAGGAGCCGATCACCTACCTGCACCCGAAGCTCGTCGGGCCGCTCGAGCGCACCCTCGGGGTGCCGGTGTTCCAGGAGCAGCTCATGCAGATGGCCGTCGCCGTCGGCGGCTGCACCGGCGAGGACGCCGACAAGCTGCGGCGGGCGATGGGATCCAAGCGCGGCCTGGAGAAGATCGACTCGCTCAAGGCGAAGCTCTACGAGGGCATGGCCGAGAACGGACTCGTCGGCGAGGTGGCCGACGACATCTACGGCAAGATCCAGGCCTTCGCGAACTTCGGCTTCGCCGAGAGCCACAGCCTCAGCTTCGCCCTGCTCGTCTACGCCTCCTCGTGGATCAAGCTGCACTATCCGGCCGCCTTCCTCGCCGGGCTGCTGCGCTCGCAGCCGATGGGCTTCTACTCGGCGTCATCGCTCACCGCCGACGCCCGCCGGCACGGGGTCACGGTGCGCCGACCCGACCTGCAGCGCTCCGGCTGGCAGGCGGAGGTCGAGCCGCTCGACGAGTCCGCGCCGATCGCACCCGGGGGCGGTGGCGCGCATCCGCAGCCGGTCAGCGGGCGCGCGAGCTGCGCCGACCACGTCCAGCCGCTCGTCGAGGCCTTCGTCGCGGCGGCGCCGAACGAGGATGCCGCCCACCGCCGCGACGACCACCTCGCGGTACGCCTCGGGCTGGCCTCCGTCACGCGGATCGGCGACGCCGTCGCGAAGAAGATCGTCGCCGAGAGGGAGCGCGCGGGCGCCTACCGCGACATGGAAGACCTGGTGCGTCGCACCGGGCTCACGACACCGCAGCTCGAAGCGCTCGCCTCCGCCGGCGCGCTCGAGTGCTTCGGGCTGAGCCGCCGCTCGGCGCTCTGGCGGGCCGGCAGCGCCGCCCAGGACCGAGCCGAGTTCCTGCCCGACACGGTCGTGACCGTGCAGCCGCCGCTGTTCCCCGACCCGACCGCCTTCGAGACGCTCGCCGCCGACCTCTGGGCGACCGGGGTCAGCGTCGACGACCACCCGCTGCGGCATATGAGACCCCGGCTCGACGAGCGGAGGGTGGTCACCTCCGCCGGGCTGCGCACCGGTGAGAGCGGGCGGCGCATCGAGGTCGCCGGCGTCGTCACCCACCGGCAGCGACCCGCGACCGCGAGCGGCATCACCTTCCTCAATCTCGAAGACGAGACCGGACTGACCAACGTGATCGTCTCGATGGGGGTCTGGGGGCGCTTCCGCCGAGTCGTGCGCGACTCCCCTGCACTCATCGTGCGCGGCATGCTCGAACGCAGCAGCGAAGGCGTCACGAACGTGCTCGCCGACCACATCGAGCCACTGCGACTCGACGTGAAGCACCGCAGTCGGGACTTCCAGTGA